A window of Longispora fulva contains these coding sequences:
- a CDS encoding AAA family ATPase, with protein MNSLPEPLPQADIDGTRRLRLTPASAIRVRPVHWVWQDRMPSGALTLIPGREGIGKSLTLVWLTAQLTRGTLPGIHLGTPRPVFYAATEDSWGHTIAPRLIAAGADLDMVYRVEVDIDGVGSMAPLALPRDNNALAAEITRLGVAMLALDPLMSVLGAGIDTHRDRELRTALDPLTALADRTSCAVAGLAHFNKASSADALNLITGSRAFSAVARAVVSIVRDPDDEDGACVLSQSKNNLGRLDLPSLRYVVDSAEIPTDEGPAYVGRLRFTGESDRSVSDILAERGDADERAERNDAADWLREFVIESGGQVERDELVKAGKINGFAIHTLQRARKRAGVVIENTRTKPRRTRWRLDADTEDGQSSQSQQSRQGVGDSVTTVATVATTPNAGATLCPTCGETFTGYIGIHRANCTGRVGASGSLAA; from the coding sequence GTGAACAGCCTGCCGGAGCCACTCCCGCAGGCTGATATTGATGGTACGCGCCGCCTGCGCCTGACGCCCGCCTCGGCGATCAGGGTCCGCCCGGTGCACTGGGTATGGCAGGACCGGATGCCGTCCGGTGCGCTGACCCTGATTCCGGGCCGTGAGGGCATCGGCAAGTCGCTGACCCTGGTGTGGTTGACCGCCCAGCTCACCCGGGGCACGCTGCCGGGCATCCACCTGGGCACGCCGCGCCCAGTGTTCTACGCGGCTACCGAGGATTCCTGGGGCCACACCATCGCGCCGCGCTTGATCGCGGCCGGGGCCGATCTGGACATGGTGTACCGGGTCGAGGTCGACATCGACGGCGTGGGCAGCATGGCACCGCTCGCGCTGCCCCGGGACAACAACGCACTCGCCGCCGAGATCACCCGCCTCGGCGTGGCGATGCTGGCCCTCGACCCGCTGATGTCGGTGCTCGGCGCGGGCATCGACACCCACCGGGACCGAGAGTTGCGCACCGCGCTGGATCCGTTGACGGCGCTGGCGGACAGGACCAGCTGTGCGGTCGCGGGGCTGGCGCACTTCAACAAGGCCAGCAGTGCCGACGCTCTCAACCTCATCACCGGGTCGCGGGCCTTTTCGGCAGTCGCACGCGCTGTGGTGTCGATCGTGCGTGACCCCGACGACGAGGACGGCGCGTGCGTACTGTCGCAGTCCAAGAACAACCTCGGCCGCCTGGACCTGCCGTCACTGCGCTACGTCGTGGACTCCGCTGAGATCCCCACCGACGAGGGACCGGCCTACGTCGGTCGGCTGCGGTTCACCGGCGAGTCCGACCGCAGCGTGTCCGACATCCTCGCCGAGCGTGGCGATGCCGACGAGCGGGCCGAGCGCAACGACGCCGCCGACTGGTTGCGCGAGTTCGTCATCGAGTCCGGCGGACAGGTCGAACGTGATGAGCTGGTCAAGGCCGGCAAGATCAACGGGTTCGCGATCCATACGTTGCAGCGCGCCCGCAAGCGCGCCGGGGTGGTCATCGAGAACACTAGAACCAAACCGCGCCGCACGCGGTGGCGCCTCGACGCGGACACCGAGGATGGCCAGTCGTCGCAGTCGCAACAGTCACGACAGGGTGTCGGGGACTCGGTGACAACCGTCGCCACTGTCGCGACTACGCCGAACGCGGGCGCCACCCTGTGCCCGACCTGCGGCGAGACGTTCACCGGCTACATCGGCATCCACCGCGCCAACTGCACTGGCAGGGTAGGCGCGTCAGGATCACTGGCCGCGTAG
- a CDS encoding tetratricopeptide repeat protein, with protein MDLEICRELGDRHGEGAALNNLGTALREVRRFDEAIDALQQAVDIAREFGDRHGEGITLNNLGLALQEVRRFAEAIEAHQQAADIARELGDRHGEGQALGNLGIALQEVRRFDEAIGCLEEALRAFIETGDDHNVGILRDWLDRLGDS; from the coding sequence ATGGACCTGGAGATCTGCCGGGAACTCGGCGACCGGCACGGCGAAGGCGCGGCCCTGAACAACCTCGGGACCGCGCTACGTGAGGTACGCCGTTTCGACGAGGCGATCGACGCCCTCCAACAGGCCGTGGACATCGCCCGGGAGTTCGGCGACCGGCACGGAGAAGGCATTACCCTGAACAACCTTGGGCTCGCGCTGCAGGAGGTGCGGCGGTTCGCCGAGGCGATCGAAGCCCACCAACAGGCCGCTGACATCGCCCGCGAGCTCGGCGACCGGCACGGCGAAGGCCAGGCTCTGGGCAATCTCGGGATCGCGTTGCAAGAGGTGCGCCGGTTTGACGAGGCGATCGGGTGCCTGGAGGAGGCATTACGGGCGTTCATCGAGACCGGGGACGATCACAACGTCGGAATCCTGCGCGACTGGCTCGACCGGCTCGGCGATTCGTAG
- a CDS encoding CHAT domain-containing protein, with the protein MVLVDRQARDRLLRDIRSRIALYLDHGDPAGVLYEGAWGDTVSLIRATGMGTGGIECELDAVDAEAVGVLAKLYATRALARSGDERALDQSNAAGLFRLLSDVEPQSLPGDIVDDARAVWTFWANGSMDLWNRDGDREHLDRVIHYLGRVVSTTRLDDPDFGRSVVDLSGALANRFKSGGDVDDLHSGETLLRWALSHVPQKGEHRTNCLSNLGAILQEKYRCDTVPAYLWESISVLREAIATEGRDDHHRIESLNNLSTALVLAFEHAGDQGYLDEAIALLRQVIVQCPDSDASRPMYLANLVSTLGKASAGVPGFWATLSDPSDLDAAVDGWRRSVAETSAKHEDYYAYVGTLAIVLVRRFEYSGLDTDLDEALNVLRDGLLVIPRDHPSNVHLLVTFGAASCRSFERSSNSDDLSSAIEALRNASLLIDPSEPLYFACLGNLGTALFQRAKWGGETADLDAAVELLAQASEGFEVGSANRTASQFTLGAALRRRFERTGTATDLMQAIAVLRESLKGDARERATGLNNLSDALLTRFEATGEVDSLTEAIAVGRQSILVNSTNDNSRAMCLNTLAAALRRRFAHLGDVSDLHESVDLQREVVRISGTSAQHAMYLSNLSAALLSRFDQIGDSYDLDEAVSTARDAVTRNQSGAPNTTGTLQILAAALYVRHQRLGDRSDIDAAIDVLRRSVKATTPTDADYPGHLQLLGTALLGRYRASHSIEDLTSSLEALRLSTTLVRADSPSYGACLGNLSTASHAWFEHTGDLADLSTAIDLARRVLLVTPGGHPDMAAWTANLANKLWSRFRQNTGDQDLSEALGHWRTAVDTETGTISARLRAATSWGQATLSMALRLPAGHRRTALFGAALEGFSAAVELVPLSVSRALDRETREQRATEWTGLASRAAACAIELGQWERAVELLEHGRSVLWTQLLEARGDFTQLHQIHPELATELERLRTELDEWPEVRSPLPEPQHAATVLADRRKALADRWATLIRQVRGLPEFQYFLRSRGWEELRTAAAGGPVVVVNVSSVRCDALIVRNEGVDLVPLPDLSWDLARDLTNQYLTALQIFAQGKQSQFDRVILEQAISATLMELWKLVCLPVLTALGYTEIPRPDANWPRLWWCATGPLTLVPLHAGGDHHAAPSQGRTVMDRVISSYTPSLHALLKARAAAEGPARTKQMLAVTLPNTPGQLPLPSVKVERELLSDLFGTQLTLLNGPDATREAVLSELGNHPSVHFACHGSQSLTHPSSSHLILHDADLSIVDIASRQGTGLELAYLSACVTAVGGVQLIDEAMSLATAFQMAGYRQVISTLWSIGDNSAAEVAAHVYRTFLASNGASPRSAAAALHSAVRALRDIDRQEGRCVPSRWAPFIHLGH; encoded by the coding sequence GTGGTGTTGGTCGACAGACAAGCCCGAGACCGGCTGCTGCGGGACATCCGCTCCAGGATCGCGCTGTACCTGGACCATGGGGACCCCGCAGGCGTCCTCTACGAGGGCGCATGGGGCGACACCGTTTCACTGATCCGGGCTACGGGAATGGGCACTGGCGGGATCGAATGTGAACTGGACGCCGTTGACGCTGAGGCCGTAGGCGTCCTAGCCAAGCTGTACGCGACTCGCGCCTTGGCGCGATCCGGGGATGAGCGTGCTCTGGATCAGTCCAATGCGGCAGGCCTCTTTCGGCTGCTCAGTGATGTTGAGCCTCAGTCGCTGCCTGGGGACATCGTTGATGACGCTCGCGCGGTATGGACATTCTGGGCAAACGGGAGCATGGATCTGTGGAATCGTGACGGCGACAGGGAGCACCTTGATCGGGTGATCCACTATCTCGGCCGCGTCGTGTCCACCACCAGACTGGACGATCCCGACTTCGGACGCAGCGTCGTCGACCTGAGTGGCGCCTTGGCGAACCGCTTCAAATCAGGCGGCGACGTAGATGATCTCCACTCTGGTGAAACCCTGCTGCGCTGGGCGCTTTCCCATGTCCCGCAGAAGGGCGAGCACCGCACGAACTGCCTGTCCAACCTCGGCGCGATATTGCAGGAGAAGTATCGGTGCGACACCGTTCCCGCATACCTGTGGGAGTCGATCAGCGTTCTCCGCGAGGCGATCGCGACGGAAGGAAGGGACGATCATCATCGGATCGAGTCCCTCAACAACCTAAGCACTGCCCTTGTCCTGGCTTTCGAGCACGCAGGCGATCAGGGCTACCTAGACGAGGCGATCGCCCTGCTTCGACAGGTGATCGTCCAGTGTCCGGACAGTGACGCCAGCCGGCCAATGTATCTCGCCAACCTGGTGTCGACGCTAGGTAAGGCGTCAGCGGGGGTTCCCGGCTTCTGGGCCACGCTGAGCGACCCTTCCGACCTGGATGCCGCCGTTGACGGCTGGCGTAGGTCTGTCGCGGAGACCTCCGCGAAGCATGAAGACTACTACGCCTACGTTGGCACCCTTGCCATTGTTTTGGTTCGCAGGTTCGAATACTCTGGCTTGGACACTGATCTCGACGAGGCGTTGAATGTCTTGCGGGATGGTCTGCTGGTTATCCCTCGTGACCATCCATCAAATGTGCACCTGCTCGTGACTTTCGGGGCAGCGAGTTGCCGGAGTTTCGAGCGATCCAGCAATTCCGATGATCTATCCAGCGCTATCGAGGCACTGCGAAATGCCAGCTTGCTCATTGACCCATCCGAACCGCTCTACTTCGCCTGTCTAGGCAATCTCGGTACGGCTCTGTTCCAACGCGCAAAGTGGGGTGGCGAAACCGCTGATCTCGATGCGGCGGTAGAGCTTCTCGCACAGGCATCCGAAGGCTTCGAGGTTGGCAGTGCCAACCGAACTGCATCCCAATTCACCTTGGGCGCCGCGCTCCGCCGTCGCTTCGAGCGAACTGGAACTGCGACAGATCTGATGCAGGCCATCGCAGTATTGCGAGAGAGCCTGAAGGGTGACGCTCGCGAACGGGCGACTGGACTCAACAACCTCAGCGACGCCTTGTTGACGCGCTTCGAGGCGACCGGAGAAGTTGACAGTCTCACTGAGGCGATCGCTGTTGGCCGACAGTCAATCCTGGTCAACTCCACAAATGACAACTCCCGTGCGATGTGCTTGAACACCCTCGCCGCGGCCCTGCGGCGTAGATTCGCTCATCTGGGTGACGTGTCCGACCTGCATGAGTCGGTGGACCTCCAGCGCGAGGTAGTCAGGATATCTGGCACATCCGCACAGCACGCAATGTACTTGAGTAACCTGAGCGCAGCACTGCTGAGCAGGTTTGACCAGATCGGAGACTCATACGATCTGGACGAGGCCGTCAGTACCGCACGCGACGCCGTAACCCGCAACCAGTCAGGGGCTCCTAATACTACGGGGACCCTGCAGATTCTGGCGGCGGCACTCTACGTACGCCATCAGCGCCTAGGCGATCGATCAGATATTGATGCGGCTATCGACGTGCTACGCCGGTCTGTCAAGGCAACTACCCCAACGGACGCGGACTACCCGGGGCATCTGCAGTTGCTCGGCACTGCGCTGCTGGGACGATACCGAGCCTCACATTCGATCGAGGATCTGACCAGCAGCCTTGAAGCACTCCGATTGTCGACGACCCTGGTACGTGCCGACAGCCCTTCCTATGGCGCATGCCTCGGAAATTTGTCCACAGCCAGCCATGCCTGGTTTGAGCACACGGGTGACCTGGCGGACCTGTCCACAGCGATTGATCTAGCCAGGCGCGTACTTCTCGTCACGCCGGGTGGCCACCCCGACATGGCCGCATGGACGGCGAACCTGGCTAACAAACTTTGGAGCCGATTCCGACAAAACACTGGCGACCAAGACCTCAGCGAGGCGCTCGGGCATTGGCGAACCGCAGTCGATACTGAGACAGGCACGATCTCGGCTCGACTTCGGGCAGCAACTAGTTGGGGTCAGGCGACCCTTTCGATGGCACTAAGGTTGCCTGCTGGCCACCGTCGGACCGCGTTGTTCGGTGCGGCCCTTGAGGGTTTCTCCGCAGCAGTCGAACTGGTGCCACTTTCGGTGTCCAGGGCACTTGACCGCGAGACCCGGGAGCAAAGAGCAACGGAGTGGACGGGGCTGGCATCCAGAGCTGCCGCCTGCGCCATAGAACTGGGACAATGGGAACGGGCAGTAGAGCTACTGGAGCACGGCCGATCGGTTCTGTGGACCCAACTGCTGGAGGCAAGAGGAGACTTCACACAGTTGCATCAGATCCATCCGGAACTGGCCACGGAGCTGGAACGACTCCGTACGGAACTTGATGAATGGCCCGAAGTCCGGTCGCCCCTCCCTGAACCACAGCACGCGGCCACCGTACTCGCCGACCGAAGAAAGGCTCTCGCGGACCGATGGGCCACACTGATACGTCAGGTTCGCGGGCTCCCCGAATTCCAATACTTCCTCCGATCACGAGGCTGGGAGGAGCTGCGAACCGCTGCTGCGGGCGGACCGGTGGTCGTCGTGAATGTATCGAGCGTCCGATGCGATGCTCTGATCGTGCGTAATGAAGGCGTGGACCTTGTGCCGCTTCCCGACCTTTCGTGGGATCTGGCTCGCGACCTGACCAACCAATACCTGACCGCTCTGCAAATATTCGCCCAAGGGAAGCAATCGCAATTCGATCGAGTGATCCTGGAGCAGGCGATCTCCGCAACCCTCATGGAACTGTGGAAGCTGGTATGCCTTCCAGTTTTGACTGCGCTGGGCTATACCGAAATTCCGAGACCAGACGCCAACTGGCCCCGATTGTGGTGGTGCGCGACTGGCCCACTGACACTAGTCCCGCTACACGCGGGCGGGGATCATCACGCGGCCCCCAGCCAGGGGCGCACTGTCATGGATCGAGTGATCTCTTCCTATACGCCTTCCTTGCACGCATTACTCAAAGCCAGAGCCGCAGCGGAGGGACCCGCACGGACAAAACAAATGTTGGCCGTCACCTTGCCCAATACACCAGGACAATTGCCGCTGCCGTCTGTGAAGGTGGAGCGCGAACTGCTTTCAGACCTGTTCGGAACCCAACTCACACTCCTGAACGGGCCCGATGCCACCAGAGAAGCGGTGCTAAGCGAACTAGGCAACCACCCCTCGGTACATTTCGCCTGCCACGGCAGCCAGTCCCTCACTCACCCATCCTCCAGCCACCTGATCCTCCACGACGCAGACCTATCCATCGTCGACATCGCCAGCCGTCAAGGAACCGGACTGGAACTCGCCTACCTGTCAGCCTGCGTGACAGCCGTCGGCGGAGTCCAGCTCATCGATGAGGCCATGTCCCTGGCCACCGCATTCCAAATGGCAGGGTACCGACAGGTGATCTCGACCCTATGGTCGATAGGTGATAACTCTGCTGCTGAAGTCGCGGCGCACGTATATCGCACCTTCCTGGCCTCCAACGGGGCCAGCCCCCGCAGCGCCGCTGCCGCTCTACATTCGGCAGTACGTGCGCTTCGGGACATCGACCGCCAGGAAGGCCGCTGCGTTCCGAGTCGATGGGCACCATTCATCCACCTGGGACACTGA
- a CDS encoding IS701 family transposase produces the protein MDVREGDRLRADLEGFVGEVFASLTRRGWQDRSAAYLVGLMTDGRRKSVQPMAARLGEVNEQSLQHFLANTPWDPVPVRAAIARRMYPVVQPAGWVVDDTGYPKSGTSSPCVARQYSGTLGKTGNCQVSTTVHLASDEASCPVNWRLFVPESWDPGSVKAPSDIAHRRARCALPEAEVHREKWRLALDAIDEILDWDIPVPPVLVADCGYGSNAYFRHGLTQRGIRYAVQVAEDLRVLPAGAVRTTVPYSGLGPRPLAVYRDEPVTVKAFITARGHRAAVRVAWRIGSKMRHGRHRPMASRFVFTRVRPAGVASRRLHKGQDLPEVWLIAEWPASAKEPTRYWLSDLPAAMGRSKLIAACKLRWRVEHDYRELKTGLGLDHYEGRKWAGWHHHVTLVAAAHAFCTLQRLHPKVHAPA, from the coding sequence ATGGATGTCCGTGAGGGTGACCGGCTTCGTGCCGATCTTGAGGGGTTCGTGGGTGAGGTGTTCGCGTCGTTGACGCGGAGGGGTTGGCAGGATCGTTCGGCGGCGTACCTGGTCGGGTTGATGACGGATGGTCGGCGTAAGTCTGTGCAGCCGATGGCGGCTCGTCTGGGTGAGGTCAATGAGCAGTCGTTGCAGCATTTCCTGGCGAACACGCCGTGGGATCCGGTGCCGGTGCGGGCGGCGATCGCCCGGCGGATGTATCCGGTCGTTCAGCCTGCGGGCTGGGTGGTCGATGACACCGGTTACCCGAAGTCCGGGACTTCGTCGCCGTGTGTGGCCCGTCAGTACTCCGGCACGTTGGGTAAGACGGGAAACTGTCAGGTGTCCACGACCGTGCACCTGGCCTCGGATGAGGCGTCGTGTCCGGTGAACTGGCGGTTGTTCGTGCCCGAGTCGTGGGATCCGGGCTCGGTGAAGGCTCCTTCGGACATCGCCCATCGCCGGGCGCGGTGCGCGTTGCCCGAGGCGGAGGTCCACCGGGAGAAGTGGCGGCTGGCCCTGGACGCGATAGACGAGATCCTTGACTGGGACATCCCGGTGCCGCCGGTTCTTGTGGCTGATTGCGGCTACGGGAGCAACGCGTACTTCCGGCACGGTCTGACTCAACGCGGGATCCGTTACGCGGTGCAGGTCGCCGAGGATCTGCGGGTCCTGCCTGCCGGGGCGGTGCGCACCACGGTGCCCTACAGCGGGCTGGGACCGCGGCCCCTGGCCGTCTATCGCGACGAGCCGGTCACGGTCAAAGCCTTCATCACAGCCCGGGGACACCGAGCCGCTGTTCGAGTGGCCTGGCGCATCGGATCGAAGATGCGGCACGGACGACACCGGCCGATGGCCTCAAGGTTCGTCTTCACCCGGGTGCGACCGGCCGGCGTCGCCTCCCGGCGGCTCCACAAAGGCCAGGACCTGCCCGAGGTCTGGCTCATCGCCGAATGGCCCGCCAGCGCGAAAGAACCGACCCGGTACTGGCTGTCAGACCTGCCCGCCGCGATGGGCCGCAGCAAGCTGATCGCGGCCTGCAAGCTCCGCTGGCGCGTCGAGCACGACTACCGCGAACTCAAGACCGGCCTGGGCCTGGATCACTACGAAGGCCGCAAATGGGCCGGCTGGCACCACCACGTCACCCTCGTCGCCGCAGCTCACGCCTTCTGCACCCTGCAACGACTACACCCAAAAGTCCACGCGCCGGCCTGA
- a CDS encoding pentapeptide repeat-containing protein codes for MASYWDIEVNLAGATPTDLNMNHCRLNTAWFTGVSRFGSVTFTGDAWFTQATFTGDALFDSATFTGNA; via the coding sequence ATGGCGTCCTACTGGGACATCGAGGTCAACCTCGCCGGCGCCACCCCCACTGACCTCAACATGAACCACTGCCGCCTCAACACCGCCTGGTTCACCGGTGTCTCCAGGTTCGGCAGCGTGACGTTCACGGGGGACGCCTGGTTCACCCAGGCGACCTTCACCGGGGACGCGCTGTTCGACAGTGCGACCTTCACTGGGAACGCCTGA
- a CDS encoding SigE family RNA polymerase sigma factor, translating to MTAGTGFDEFVITRSQRLMRLALLLTRDHAAAEDLVQTALVKAWSAWRRIDEDPEPYVRRVLVNTFNSWWRRRWTAEHPTAVLPERAWSGAQGEVEDRDEVWRALTRLPRQQRAVLVLRYFEDLSEAQIAETLGVSAGAVKNYAAKGLAKLRLDPTLRELPEPHLTEQPAGTQRLVAVRGRIDRRRRLAVVGVVAAVVLAVVLGVLVTPRVNTSMPPAERRIGGFAEYHDGYHVVAVGKGTVTGPVTVTWVPASLDVGFFFHCTRPEKEDLHVTFSTVLFDGKPAPHGVTCNVNEPDNGYTYYTQAELAPLKLRLGEPVTVTLTDPVPYDAHGGTHPVPATVPTDVNVAVALGEPVPFEQYPLPARPAHLTPLDKRLPSELNYTVLSADNPSATVSWGHLTVVYHTQAPGQLLLSVNGTLTQTQTWWDYKASGHVRDLRSGPGYDYEGPAVPDIPPGTPVTITIEARYLTGDWYVEIYPNN from the coding sequence ATGACGGCCGGCACGGGGTTTGACGAGTTCGTGATCACGCGGTCACAGCGCCTGATGCGGTTGGCGTTGCTGCTGACGCGTGATCACGCGGCGGCGGAGGATCTGGTGCAGACGGCGCTGGTGAAGGCGTGGTCGGCGTGGCGGCGGATCGACGAGGACCCGGAGCCGTACGTGCGCCGGGTGCTGGTCAACACGTTCAACTCGTGGTGGCGGCGGAGGTGGACCGCTGAGCATCCGACGGCGGTGCTTCCGGAACGGGCCTGGTCTGGTGCGCAGGGCGAGGTCGAGGACCGCGACGAGGTGTGGCGGGCGTTGACCCGCCTGCCCCGGCAGCAGCGGGCGGTGCTGGTACTGCGGTACTTCGAGGACCTGTCCGAGGCGCAGATCGCCGAGACCCTGGGCGTGTCAGCCGGGGCGGTGAAGAACTACGCGGCCAAGGGGCTGGCCAAGCTCCGCCTCGACCCGACCCTGCGCGAGCTGCCCGAACCGCACCTGACGGAGCAGCCGGCCGGCACGCAGCGGCTCGTCGCGGTTCGGGGCCGCATCGACCGGCGCCGGCGGCTGGCCGTGGTCGGGGTGGTCGCGGCGGTGGTACTCGCCGTGGTGCTCGGGGTGCTCGTCACGCCCCGGGTCAACACGTCGATGCCACCGGCCGAACGGCGGATCGGCGGGTTCGCCGAGTACCACGACGGCTACCACGTCGTCGCTGTGGGCAAGGGCACGGTGACCGGGCCGGTGACAGTCACCTGGGTCCCGGCCAGCCTCGACGTCGGGTTCTTCTTCCACTGCACCCGGCCGGAGAAGGAGGACCTGCACGTGACGTTCTCCACGGTCTTGTTCGACGGCAAACCGGCCCCGCACGGCGTGACGTGCAACGTCAACGAACCCGACAACGGCTACACGTACTACACACAGGCCGAGCTGGCCCCGCTCAAGCTCCGGCTCGGTGAACCGGTCACCGTCACCCTCACAGACCCGGTGCCCTACGACGCACACGGCGGCACGCATCCGGTCCCGGCGACCGTCCCGACCGACGTCAACGTCGCCGTCGCCCTCGGCGAGCCGGTGCCGTTCGAGCAATACCCGCTACCGGCCCGGCCCGCGCACCTCACACCGCTGGACAAGCGCCTGCCGTCCGAGCTCAACTACACCGTCCTGTCCGCGGACAACCCCAGCGCCACCGTCTCATGGGGCCATCTCACGGTCGTGTATCACACACAGGCGCCCGGCCAACTGCTCCTCAGCGTCAACGGCACCCTGACACAGACCCAGACCTGGTGGGACTACAAAGCCTCCGGACACGTCAGAGACCTGAGGTCAGGGCCCGGATACGACTACGAGGGACCCGCCGTCCCCGACATTCCGCCGGGCACCCCGGTCACCATCACCATCGAGGCCCGGTACCTGACCGGCGACTGGTACGTGGAGATATACCCCAACAACTAA